The Clostridium sporogenes region GCTGATAAAGAATAAGCTGTAGATCCTGTAGGTGTAGCTACAATGACCCCATCTGCTACAAAAGTTGTATACCATACATCATCTACATATATGCTATATTTTACTATTCGTGATAAATTCCCTTTTGTAAGTACTATATCATTTAATGCTAAAAAATCCTCTTCTTTTTCATTCAAGTCACATTTTAGCATTATTCTATCCTCTATTTTATATTGACCTTTAAATAGATTTTTTATAGCCTTTTTGCAATCTTCTAACTCTACCTCTGCTAAGAAACCTAAATGCCCTCTATTTATACCAAATATAGGAACATCATATTTGGCTAAAGCTCTGGCAGTACCTAAAATAGTACCATCGCCACCGAGTACCATAACTACATCTAGTTCTATATTTTCTTCATTATCTAAACCTTTAGAATCATAAAAAACTTTTATTTTAGCTTCACTACATTCCTCATGTATATACTGAAAAATTTTGTCTAAAATGTCTCTACTTATATTCTTATCCGTATTTATATTTATACCAATATTTTTCATCATTTATCACCATTTAAATTATTATGAGCTTTATTTACTATATAATCTATATAGTCCTCTTGAAAATCACTATTTATACTTTTATTTTTTGTCATATATATAAGGTATTCTATATTCCCCTCAGGACCTTTTATTGGAGAGAAATCTAAATTTAATATATTTAAACCTATTTTTTTTGCAAATTGGACTATTTTATCCACTACTTCTTTATGAGTACTACTTTCCCTTACTACCCCTTTTTTACCTACTTTTTCTCTTCCTGCTTCAAATTGTGGTTTTATAAGAGCCATTATTTCTCCCTTTTCATCTAACAAATCCTTTACTACAGGTATTACTAGAGTTAAAGAGATAAAAGATACATCTATACTTGCAAAATTAGCCTTTTCTCCTAGATCTTCTGAAGTTACATATCTTACATTAGTTCTTTCCATACAAACTACTCTAGGATCTACTCTAAGCTTCCAAGCAAACTGTCCATATCCTACATCTATAGAAAATACTTTTTTTGCTCCATTTTGAAGCATGCAATCTGTAAACCCTCCTGTAGATGCTCCTATGTCTAAACATACTTTTCCATTTAAATCTATTCCAAAATTTTTTATAGATTTTTCTAATTTTAATCCTCCTCGGCTTACATAGGGTAGTTTTTCTCCTCTAAACTCTATATTAGCACTTTCTTTTATTTTTTCTCCACATTTATCTACTCTATTACCATCTATAAATATTTCTCCTGCCATTATACTAGCTTTTGCTCTTTCTCTAGATTGGAAAATTCCTTTTTTTATCAAAAGCAAGTCTAATCTTTCTTTTTTGTCTGCCATAAATAACTCCTTCATATAATATTATATAATCTTTATTATATTTTTAACAATACCCTCTGGATCTAATCCTTCTATTTTATATAATATATCTGTACTACCATGGGGAATAAATTTATCTTTAAATCCCAAATTTAAAACAGTATTATTAGCTTTTAGTTCACTTATATATTGAAGAACTAAAGAACCAAATCCACCTTTTATTACATTATCTTCTACAGTTACTATCTTATATCCTTTTTTTACAAAGTTTTTTATTAATTCTTTATCTATAGGTTTTATAAAATTTGCATTTACAATTGTAGATTTTATTCCACATAATTTTAATCTTTCTCTTGCTATTATAGCATGTTGCACCATTTTTCCCGTGGCTATTATAGCTATATTTCCTTCTTCACAAATTATTTCCCACTTACTCTTTTCCATATTTTTTATAGGGGTCATTTCTAAAGATTTTATATCTCCACCTCTAGGGTACCTTATAGCTACCGGTGAATTTTGATTTAATGCCCACTTTAACATTATTCCCATTTCTTCTAAACATTTAGGGGCTATTATTGTCATATTAGGCAGAGAGGATAAATATGATAAATCAAAAATTCCTTGATGGGTTTCCCCATCACTTCCTACTATACCTGCCCTATCTATGCCAAAAACCACTGGTAGATTTTGTATACATATATCATGTAATACCTGATCATATGCTCTTTGAAGAAATGTAGAGTAAACAGCAAAAACTGGCTTCAATCCTTCTGTTGCTATACCCGCTGCTAAAGTTACTGCATGTTGTTCTGCTATGCCCACATCAAAAAATCTTTTTGGAAAAGTTTCTCCGAATTTTCTAAGGCCAGTTCCATCTTTCATAGCTGCAGTTATAGCTACAACACGTTTATCTTCTTTTCCTATTTTGGTTAATTCCTCTCCAAATACCCCTGAGTAAGTTAAACAGGCTTTAGAATTAACTTCACCACTAGTACAATCAAAAGGTCCTATACCATGAAACTTGTCTGGTTTTTTTTCTGCATAAGCATAACCTTTACCTTTTTTAGTTATAGCGTGTATTAAAACCGGTCCCTTTATATCCTTTGCCATTTTCATAACTTTACTTAATTCTTTTATATCATGACCATCTATAGGTCCTAAATATTTTATTCCTAGGTTTTCAAAAAACATACCTGGAACAATCATTTGTTTTATACCGTTTTTCACTCTTTCCAAAGAACGGGCCATTCCTTTTCCAACATTAGGTATTTTATTTAAAGTATTATTAACTTCTTTCTTTAATTTGTTATAGGTAGGATCTAATCTTACTTTACTTAAATAGCTAGACATTCCTCCCACATTTTCGGCTATAGACATTTGATTATCATTTAATATAATAATCAAATCTGTTTTATTAAAGCCCAAATCATTTAATGCCTCAAAAGCCATTCCACCAGTTAGCGCTCCATCTCCTATTACAGCTATAACTTTATTATTCTCTCCTTTTATATCCCTTGCTCTTGCCATTCCAAGGGCAGCAGATATAGATGTACTACTATGCCCTGTTTCAAATACATCGTAAGGGCTCTCACATCTCTTAGGGAAGCCGCTTAATCCTCCATATTGTCTTAATGTATTAAATTTATCCTTTCTTCCTGTTAATATTTTATGTACATAGGCTTGATGTCCTACATCCCAAATAACTTTATCTTTATTTAAATCGAATACATTAAAAATACTTAAAGTAAGTTCTACCACTCCTAAATTAGAGGCCAAATGGCCTCCTGTTTTAGACACATTATCTATTAAAAATTTTCTTATCTCATAAGAAAATTGATTTAACTCGTTTATAGACATGGACTTTATACTATCAAAATCTTGATATTTATCTAATATGTTTTTCATTTTCATCTATCCTCTTTTAAAAAAATATATTATCCTTGTAACCTTTTCTAATATGTCATTACTATTTGTTATGGCAAATCCTTTACCTAAAGCTTTTCCTCCTATAGTTAAAGCTCCTATGGTAACACCTATACCTGTAGTTACTATTGTAGAATTTAAAGTAGAATTTAAAGATAATATTTTATTCGTTATTATTATTCCTATGGAACCACTTACAATACCACAAACATCTCCTATAACATCATTACAAAAACTTGATACCTTTTCTGCATTTCTAATAAAAGTTACTGCGAGTTTTGCCCCTGGTACTTTATTAGCAGCTTTTGCATGAAAAGGTGTTTCATTGGATGCAGTTACTGCAACTCCTATTATATCAAATATTATACCAATTAATATAATAAAAATTAATATAATAAAAGCTACTAATAAGTTTACCTTCTCTAGTAGCACATCTGAAACAAGAGATATACTCCCCGAAAAAATAACAGACCATGTAACAATGGTTAAGATCCATTTTACATTGACCTTGGAGTCACTCTTCTTATTATCTTTTTTTTTATCTTTCCTATTTCCCAATTATAATTCCTCCATGAAAACTAAGTATTAAGAATACTTTATAAATTATACCTTTTAATATGTAATTTTAAAAGGTGGTAGTATATTGAGTAAACCTTGCGGCTTAGGTCCAGTAGGATTTCCCGTAAAACAATCAAAATGTCGCCATTTTGACGGTTTCCCTTTAATGTCTTACCTACCCTGTCACCAGAAATAGGACTGGATTGCCACTTAGTCCGCACTGTAATCCCCAATACACCTCGTATAGAACAGTCTAGGAGATTTCCTCGGCAGTTGGGTATATCTCTAGCCTCTTTTGCAATGGAGGTTTCAGCAAGCAATAGCCTAAAGATTTGGCCTAACCTTTAGATTTAAACTTAACCTCTCCCCCCACCACTCAAGGCAGGCTACACTGCACATAGCTTATCGCCACATTGCAGGTTTAATCCATTGTCGTCCATAGGGAATCTCTCCCTATACACAATCAATGGCCTCCACGAAGGTAGGGTCAGTTGTCACATGCCTTTGTGATTGCCCCAGCCTTCTTTCTCCCAGCACCAGCCCACAACTGGGCGTCGTAAGCCAGCACCAGAAGCTTCATCGATGTGCCCTTTAGCGGATTTTTAGCCCCGCCTTCAAGATATACTTACCTGACTAGAATACTGCACCACCTTTATCTATATATACTTTCAAAATAAAAGATTGTATTTCTAATCTAAAAATATTCATTTTACGTATAAAACATTTTTTATTATATCACAGAAAAATATTTATTGCATAGAATTATTTTTTTATTTAAATTAATTTAAAGCTTTATTAATATTAATAGTTTCTATTTAATAAGAACATAGTGATTTCTTTTAAGTTATCTATGTTTTTCTCTATTTTATTCAATATATCAAAACATTTATTTGTC contains the following coding sequences:
- a CDS encoding NAD(+)/NADH kinase — its product is MKNIGININTDKNISRDILDKIFQYIHEECSEAKIKVFYDSKGLDNEENIELDVVMVLGGDGTILGTARALAKYDVPIFGINRGHLGFLAEVELEDCKKAIKNLFKGQYKIEDRIMLKCDLNEKEEDFLALNDIVLTKGNLSRIVKYSIYVDDVWYTTFVADGVIVATPTGSTAYSLSAGGPILYPDLDVLEVTPICPHSLGIRPIILNGNSKINIKVLKKYEDPVLTIDGQRYKKVTVDQVTISKSKYQCRLIKFKDKDYFKILRTKISYRSRECEGE
- a CDS encoding TlyA family RNA methyltransferase encodes the protein MADKKERLDLLLIKKGIFQSRERAKASIMAGEIFIDGNRVDKCGEKIKESANIEFRGEKLPYVSRGGLKLEKSIKNFGIDLNGKVCLDIGASTGGFTDCMLQNGAKKVFSIDVGYGQFAWKLRVDPRVVCMERTNVRYVTSEDLGEKANFASIDVSFISLTLVIPVVKDLLDEKGEIMALIKPQFEAGREKVGKKGVVRESSTHKEVVDKIVQFAKKIGLNILNLDFSPIKGPEGNIEYLIYMTKNKSINSDFQEDYIDYIVNKAHNNLNGDK
- the dxs gene encoding 1-deoxy-D-xylulose-5-phosphate synthase, which produces MKNILDKYQDFDSIKSMSINELNQFSYEIRKFLIDNVSKTGGHLASNLGVVELTLSIFNVFDLNKDKVIWDVGHQAYVHKILTGRKDKFNTLRQYGGLSGFPKRCESPYDVFETGHSSTSISAALGMARARDIKGENNKVIAVIGDGALTGGMAFEALNDLGFNKTDLIIILNDNQMSIAENVGGMSSYLSKVRLDPTYNKLKKEVNNTLNKIPNVGKGMARSLERVKNGIKQMIVPGMFFENLGIKYLGPIDGHDIKELSKVMKMAKDIKGPVLIHAITKKGKGYAYAEKKPDKFHGIGPFDCTSGEVNSKACLTYSGVFGEELTKIGKEDKRVVAITAAMKDGTGLRKFGETFPKRFFDVGIAEQHAVTLAAGIATEGLKPVFAVYSTFLQRAYDQVLHDICIQNLPVVFGIDRAGIVGSDGETHQGIFDLSYLSSLPNMTIIAPKCLEEMGIMLKWALNQNSPVAIRYPRGGDIKSLEMTPIKNMEKSKWEIICEEGNIAIIATGKMVQHAIIARERLKLCGIKSTIVNANFIKPIDKELIKNFVKKGYKIVTVEDNVIKGGFGSLVLQYISELKANNTVLNLGFKDKFIPHGSTDILYKIEGLDPEGIVKNIIKII